In Gemmobacter fulvus, a single window of DNA contains:
- a CDS encoding aldehyde dehydrogenase family protein — MTPLEHLTRNDRLGKFFIDGQWVAPHGTGKAVIVNPATEQTVCEVPLGDNRDVEAAVQAARKAFDGWSRSKPAHRAALLDRLQALLEVRCELFAQCLTLEMGAAIGYARTAQVPLAIAHVKTARDVLTAFPFIEQRGHTAVSREAIGVCALIVPWNWPLYQITAKVAPALAAGCTVVLKPSELSPLDALLFAEAIEDAGFPAGVFNLVQGDGAGVGAVLAAHPDVDMISITGSTRAGIAVAQAAAPTVKRVAQELGGKSPNLILPDADMERAVSLGVAAAFRNLGQSCSAPTRMIVPRVRLAEIEEIARQSARQIVVGDPLSEETTHGAIANRAQFDRIQTMIGVGIAEGAQLLVGGQGRPSGLTAGLYVQPTIFSGVHTQMRIAQEEIFGPVLCILPYDTVEEAITIANDTVYGLGAHVQGSNMQAVKDAASRIHAGQVHLNYPAWNPHAPFGGFKQSGNGREYGLEGMLEYLEVKSMLGYF, encoded by the coding sequence ATGACCCCGCTCGAACACCTGACCCGAAACGACCGTCTGGGCAAGTTTTTCATTGATGGCCAATGGGTCGCGCCGCACGGAACCGGCAAGGCTGTCATCGTGAACCCGGCCACGGAACAGACGGTTTGCGAGGTGCCGCTTGGCGACAATCGTGATGTGGAGGCAGCGGTTCAGGCCGCGCGCAAGGCCTTTGACGGCTGGAGCCGCAGCAAACCGGCCCACCGTGCTGCGCTGCTGGATCGGCTTCAGGCCCTGCTTGAGGTGCGCTGCGAGCTGTTTGCGCAGTGCCTGACGCTGGAGATGGGGGCGGCGATTGGCTATGCGCGCACGGCGCAGGTGCCGCTGGCGATTGCCCATGTGAAGACCGCTCGCGATGTTCTGACGGCCTTCCCCTTCATCGAACAGCGTGGCCACACCGCTGTCTCGCGGGAGGCGATTGGCGTCTGCGCGCTGATCGTGCCGTGGAACTGGCCGCTCTATCAGATCACCGCGAAGGTTGCCCCGGCGCTGGCTGCGGGTTGTACCGTCGTGCTGAAACCAAGCGAACTTTCGCCGCTGGATGCGCTGCTGTTCGCCGAGGCCATCGAGGACGCCGGTTTCCCTGCCGGGGTTTTCAATCTGGTGCAGGGCGATGGCGCGGGTGTGGGGGCGGTGCTGGCCGCGCACCCGGATGTCGACATGATCTCGATCACCGGCTCGACCCGCGCGGGGATTGCCGTGGCGCAGGCCGCAGCACCGACGGTGAAGCGGGTTGCGCAGGAACTGGGCGGCAAATCCCCGAACCTGATCCTGCCCGATGCCGATATGGAGCGGGCGGTGTCTTTGGGTGTCGCCGCCGCCTTTCGCAATCTTGGCCAGTCGTGCAGCGCCCCGACCCGCATGATCGTGCCGCGCGTGCGCCTTGCGGAGATCGAGGAGATTGCCAGACAGTCTGCCCGCCAGATCGTTGTCGGTGATCCGCTGTCAGAAGAGACGACGCATGGCGCAATCGCCAACCGTGCGCAGTTTGACCGCATCCAGACCATGATCGGGGTCGGCATCGCCGAAGGCGCGCAGCTGCTTGTCGGCGGGCAGGGCCGACCCAGCGGCCTGACGGCGGGCCTTTATGTGCAACCCACCATTTTCTCGGGCGTGCACACGCAGATGCGGATTGCGCAGGAAGAGATTTTTGGCCCGGTTCTGTGCATCCTGCCCTATGACACGGTGGAAGAGGCGATCACCATTGCCAATGACACGGTTTATGGCCTCGGTGCGCATGTGCAGGGCAGCAATATGCAGGCCGTCAAGGATGCCGCATCGCGGATCCATGCGGGTCAGGTGCATCTCAACTATCCGGCCTGGAATCCGCACGCGCCGTTTGGCGGCTTCAAGCAATCCGGAAATGGCCGGGAGTACGGGCTTGAGGGGATGCTGGAATATCTGGAAGTCAAATCCATGCTCGGTTATTTCTGA
- a CDS encoding alanine racemase codes for MTNLATSQPATVSAKTIDALITPSLLLDRNRLERNIQRLAERAAKLGVVLRPHMKTAKSIDVARQVFPGEPGPITVSTLAEAAYFASHGYRDMTYAVGLSPASALRAMEICHRTGADLKLLLDTVEQADALAEVRAATGVTPSVFIELDCDDHRGGLKPEDPRLLEVADRIVAAGARLVGVLAHAGESYGLNTPEALVQAAENERAATVRAAETLRRHGHACPIVSLGSTPTAHFAENLDGVTELRAGVYMFFDLVQHGVGVCAVDDIAISVLATVIGTKPEKGWVLIDAGWMALSRDRGTASQAVDQGYGVVCDLQGHMLADVIVSQASQEHGILTVRPGSGKPMPDLPVGTRVRILPNHACAMASQHEFYSVVSGDSPEIDARWDRIRGW; via the coding sequence ATGACCAATTTGGCAACCAGCCAGCCTGCAACCGTGTCTGCCAAGACGATTGATGCCCTGATCACACCGTCGCTGCTGCTGGACCGGAACCGTCTGGAGCGCAATATCCAGCGGCTTGCAGAGCGGGCCGCAAAGCTTGGCGTGGTACTGCGCCCGCATATGAAAACTGCCAAGAGCATTGATGTCGCCCGGCAGGTGTTCCCCGGCGAGCCCGGCCCGATCACGGTTTCGACTCTGGCCGAAGCCGCGTATTTCGCCAGCCACGGCTATCGCGACATGACCTATGCGGTCGGCTTGTCCCCTGCATCGGCCCTGCGTGCGATGGAGATTTGCCACCGGACCGGGGCCGATCTGAAACTGCTGCTGGATACCGTCGAACAAGCCGATGCGCTGGCCGAGGTGCGCGCCGCCACCGGCGTGACCCCCTCGGTCTTCATCGAGCTGGATTGCGACGACCATCGTGGCGGGCTGAAGCCGGAGGATCCGAGACTGCTTGAGGTGGCAGACAGGATTGTCGCCGCCGGGGCCAGGCTTGTCGGCGTTCTGGCCCATGCGGGTGAATCCTACGGGCTGAACACGCCCGAGGCACTGGTGCAGGCCGCCGAGAATGAACGAGCGGCAACCGTGCGTGCGGCAGAGACGTTGCGCCGCCACGGCCATGCCTGCCCGATTGTCAGCCTTGGCTCTACCCCGACGGCGCATTTTGCCGAAAATCTGGACGGCGTCACCGAATTGCGGGCCGGGGTCTATATGTTCTTCGACCTTGTCCAGCATGGGGTCGGGGTATGCGCGGTTGACGATATCGCCATTTCTGTTCTTGCGACGGTCATCGGCACCAAACCGGAAAAGGGCTGGGTGCTGATTGATGCGGGCTGGATGGCGCTGTCGCGGGATCGCGGCACCGCCAGCCAGGCGGTGGATCAGGGCTATGGCGTGGTCTGTGATCTGCAAGGGCATATGCTGGCGGATGTGATCGTGTCGCAGGCCAGCCAAGAACACGGCATCCTGACGGTCCGCCCGGGGTCCGGCAAACCCATGCCCGATCTGCCGGTGGGCACCCGCGTGCGCATCCTGCCCAACCACGCCTGCGCGATGGCATCCCAGCATGAGTTCTACAGTGTCGTCAGCGGCGACAGCCCCGAGATTGACGCGCGGTGGGACCGTATCCGCGGTTGGTAA